The Anticarsia gemmatalis isolate Benzon Research Colony breed Stoneville strain chromosome 29, ilAntGemm2 primary, whole genome shotgun sequence genome window below encodes:
- the LOC142984979 gene encoding histone H2A, whose amino-acid sequence MSGRGKGGKVKGKAKSRSNRAGLQFPVGRIHRLLRNGNYAERVGAGAPVYLAAVMEYLAAEVLELAGNAARDNKKTRIIPRHLQLAIRNDEELNKLLSGVTIAQGGVLPNIQAVLLPKKTEKKA is encoded by the coding sequence ATGTCGGGCCGCGGCAAAGGTGGCAAAGTCAAGGGAAAGGCAAAGTCTCGCTCCAACCGTGCCGGTCTTCAGTTCCCCGTCGGTCGTATCCACAGGCTCCTGCGTAACGGCAATTACGCCGAGCGCGTCGGTGCCGGTGCACCAGTGTACCTGGCCGCCGTCATGGAGTACTTGGCCGCTGAGGTTCTCGAGTTGGCCGGCAACGCAGCGAGGGACAACAAGAAGACCAGGATCATTCCCCGTCACCTTCAGTTGGCCATCCGCAACGACGAGGAGTTGAACAAACTGCTCTCCGGCGTGACCATCGCCCAAGGCGGTGTCCTGCCGAACATCCAGGCGGTCCTGCTGCCCAAGAAGACCGAGAAGAAGGCTTAA